The region gcgtGGAACTACTTACTCAAAAGGTATGGTAATATCTGTGGGTTCTTGTTCTGGTCTACCTGACTTTGCCTtcattcagaatattttaataataaatggtgAAGTTTCATTTGTTGTTGAAAAACAGAGCTCATGGTACATTGAACATCTTCGGTCGTATGAAGTTTCAAGGTGTAACTATGGAGATGTAATTCTTGTTCGTCCAGATCAGCTAAATGACTTTTATCCTCTTACACCTTACAAAATAAGAGGAAAGCTTTTAGTTTCTCTCAAGAGATTTATAACTTGTTAGCCACGTATTGTAATTATAGTGAACatcttttttatcttgttttttagTAACATTTGTCACTATGCTACTTCGAGTTATTCTCGGACCTGACAATATACAAAAAGTGTCCATTCCCAACCCTTCTTCACTTGAAGACCTCAAAGAAATGCTATCGAAAAAGCTACAGATTGAGAAAGGATTTTCAATGCAGTATGAAGATCCTGACTTTGATTATCGGCTTTGCAATCTACATAATGTGGAGGAACTTCCACCCGAAAAAGCCACTATAAGAATTTTTTGGGAATTAATGATGAGCCCAATAGAACAACCTGACAAAGACTCATCAGATGTTTCTTTTGACACTTTAGATACAGCAAGTCTGGTATCAGTAGAGTCCAGCCCAAGCTCATCCAGTTCTTGTCACCGTGTAAGTCAGTGGCCATCAAAATTTTTCATACCAAGTTTTTCATTTGACGTAGAGATCCGCCTCAGAAAAGGCAATGAACAATATGAGAAAGAACAAACAACTTTGAATGTGCCCCGTGATATGAAAATGGAAATTTTAGACAAATTAGCAGAGCTAATGTATTCTTTCAAAGCTTACCCCACTGACAAAGAGTTTGAAAGTGTTGCAAGGGAACTTGTTTCTAAGCACCCCTGTTTGTCTGAGACTGGACCTGATAAGGGGTGGCAAGCATGGAAAATGAGCCTAAAGCACAAGATGGGCAATTGTCGTCAAAAATTGCGCAGCGCTGGATGCTTTGAAGTCAcagtaaaccaaaagaaaaagaaaggtgttAAAAAACCAAAGCATGCAGAGATAAACTTCCTGCCTGACCATCCACCAGGTATCAATGAAGAAGTACTGGAATGTGAAAGAAGAGCCATGGTAGATgaacttaagaaaaaaatttcAACATGAACcttctaaatgaaaaaatggacATTACATTCTCCATGAGACGACAAGAAATTGTTCAAGAACAACCTTTAGTGTCACTTGTAAAAGAGAAATGGCCAGGCCTCTTCTTACAGCATCAGGTAATATAATATGtgaatttgatttcattttttaatatgggattttataaatattaatgccattggtactgcggtgggttggcaccctgcccaggattggttccctgccttgtgccctgtgttggctgggattggctccagcagacccccgtgaccctgtgttcggattcagcgggttggaaaatggatggatggatggatggatgccattGGTAATTTCTGTATGTATCTTTCAGGTGTATGGAGAATTCAAACGAATAACGGGAATCGACCTGTATAAAACTTTCCAGTTTGTTTTGGAAACGTATGCAAATGGGCTTATTCGCATGTTTAGAACAAAAGGAGGTGATGAAATTGAGACCCTTTTGGAAAGACTTGATCAGCAGGTGATAATCAAGTTCTGGTTAGTTAGTGCCAGTCATGTAAAGAAatagttaatttctttttttttctgtaattatgtctaattatatttttactaAACTTTCAGAGTTCATGTGGATTTTAAACTTTGTTTCCTCTCAAGATTTctacttattattttttacatagggttttttttgtttgtttgtttttttgtcatccGGATATTGATAAATGTGTATGAGGCTGCCTTGCATTCATGTCTGTTTTGCCTGTCAATTTAGTTGCATAATTCTTGTTACATTACATACTGCACCTTACAGTAGACATTGTATGTAACACCATGTTGATACCATGTgctcaatataaatgcttatgtaaatgttttcaaatgGACAGGGGACACTCTGGATGAAGCACCagttcagatactgtatatacagtataaacgcACACAAGCACTGACGCACTCAGACAATTTAAGCCAATGTAAATTTTGTACATAAAAATTATTATAGTTGTATTTTATTCATGTAAATTACATACTCAGTGTGTTCACCTTTTCCCGT is a window of Erpetoichthys calabaricus chromosome 7, fErpCal1.3, whole genome shotgun sequence DNA encoding:
- the LOC114654141 gene encoding uncharacterized protein LOC114654141, translating into MLLRVILGPDNIQKVSIPNPSSLEDLKEMLSKKLQIEKGFSMQYEDPDFDYRLCNLHNVEELPPEKATIRIFWELMMSPIEQPDKDSSDVSFDTLDTASLVSVESSPSSSSSCHRVSQWPSKFFIPSFSFDVEIRLRKGNEQYEKEQTTLNVPRDMKMEILDKLAELMYSFKAYPTDKEFESVARELVSKHPCLSETGPDKGWQAWKMSLKHKMGNCRQKLRSAGCFEVTVNQKKKKGVKKPKHAEINFLPDHPPGINEEVLECERRAMVDELKKKIST